The Conger conger chromosome 15, fConCon1.1, whole genome shotgun sequence genome contains a region encoding:
- the LOC133111657 gene encoding muscarinic acetylcholine receptor M4-like translates to MTGTNSTGVDGLTPWNFNASMHNVSVGSYQPNGSCGGHNGSGLCVAEAAGADSSYKAVEMVFIALVTGSLSFVTVVGNILVMLSIKVNRHLQTVNNYFLFSLACADLIIGVFSMNLYTVYIIVGYWPLGPVVCDLWLALDYVVSNASVMNLLIISFDRYFCVTKPLTYPARRTTKMAGLMIAVAWILSFVLWAPAILFWQFIVGERTVPAGECYIQFLSNPAATFGTAIAAFYLPVVIMTVLYVHISLASRSRVRKQKPETQKEKSRRPGGLLKARILRQNNNNSPKPDTESMRNGQLEESASKAEEKDSSNESSSASIAPKDPKGRAESMATSETAAPAPAPDPAPDPTPNPTLLKVNPASKWSKIKIVTKQAGEECLTAIEIVPPNGGENSSLAVARPQTVARKFASIARTQVKRKRQMAAREKKVTKTIFAILLAFIITWTPYNVMVLISTFCQSCVPDTVWAIGYWLCYVNSTINPACYALCNVTFKKTFKNLLMCQYKNIGSR, encoded by the exons atgaCTGGCACTAACAGTACGGGAGTTGACGGGCTCACGCCCTGGAACTTCAATG CCTCCATGCACAATGTGTCCGTAGGCTCCTACCAACCCAACGGCAGCTGTGGCGGCCACAATGGCAGCGGCCTCTGTGTGGCGGAAGCTGCTGGGGCAGACAGCTCCTACAAGGCAGTGGAGATGGTCTTCATCGCCTTGGTGACGGGGTCGCTCAGCTTCGTCACAGTCGTAGGCAACATCCTGGTcatgctctccatcaaggtcaACCGCCACCTACAGACCGTCAACAACTATTTCCTGTTCAGCCTTGCGTGTGCAGACCTCATCATCGGGGTGTTCTCCATGAACCTCTACACCGTTTATATCATTGTTGGGTACTGGCCGCTGGGGCCTGTGGTGTGTGATCTGTGGCTGGCTCTGGACTATGTGGTCAGCAATGCCTCGGTCATGAATCTGCTCATCATTAGCTTCGACCGCTACTTCTGCGTCACCAAGCCGCTCACCTACCCAGCCCGGCGCACTACCAAGATGGCAGGGCTGATGATCGCAGTGGCCTGGATCCTGTCGTTCGTCCTCTGGGCCCCCGCCATCCTCTTCTGGCAGTTCATTGTGGGCGAGCGCACGGTCCCCGCAGGGGAGTGCTATATCCAGTTCCTGTCGAACCCTGCCGCCACCTTCGGCACCGCCATTGCTGCCTTCTACTTGCCCGTGGTGATCATGACCGTGCTGTACGTGCACATCTCACTGGCCAGCCGCAGCCGCGTCAGGAAGCAGAAGCCTGAGACCCAGAAGGAGAAGTCCCGGAGGCCCGGAGGCCTGCTCAAGGCCCGCATCCTCAGgcagaacaacaacaactcgCCCAAGCCCGACACGGAGTCCATGAGGAATGGCCAGCTGGAGGAGTCTGCCTCCAAGGCCGAGGAGAAGGACAGCTCCAATGAGTCCAGCTCGGCCAGCATTGCCCCCAAAGACCCCAAAGGCCGAGCTGAGAGCATGGCCACCTCGGAGACTgcagcccctgcccctgcccctgaccccgcccctgaccccacacccaaccccaccctccTCAAAGTAAACCCCGCCTCCAAGTGGTCAAAGATAAAGATTGTCACCAAGCAGGCTGGGGAGGAATGCCTGACGGCCATCGAGATTGTCCCGCCGAACGGCGGTGAGAACAGCAGCCTTGCTGTAGCCCGGCCCCAGACTGTGGCCCGCAAGTTTGCCAGCATTGCCCGCACCCAGGTGAAGAGGAAGCGGCAAATGGCAGCTCGGGAGAAGAAGGTCACCAAGACCATCTTTGCCATCCTACTGGCCTTCATCATCACCTGGACGCCGTACAACGTCATGGTGCTCATCAGCACCTTCTGCCAGTCCTGCGTACCTGACACAGTCTGGGCCATCGGCTACTGGCTCTGCTACGTCAACAGCACCATCAACCCAGCCTGCTACGCGCTCTGCAATGTCACTTTCAAAAAGACATTCAAGAACCTGCTCATGTGTCAGTACAAAAACATTGGCAGCAGATAA